A section of the Oncorhynchus tshawytscha isolate Ot180627B linkage group LG09, Otsh_v2.0, whole genome shotgun sequence genome encodes:
- the LOC112214435 gene encoding paralemmin-1, with product MDEAEKYQQRVQAIEDKRRKQQDDEKARREMEEEWLTQAQRKRKSLRDQWLSENPQPVPGRSAENYTEELPTEEDIVEVIESTSYTVTNAQNHSQADIEEGGIQDIIRAAGGQLPGPVMERVLHENGLEGRSVLGMVAVQVERDSKTGVTKIRSVVPVSGAPRALGETVFNDSRKSVHHVGGAEGQPSAEELGQLLSVLNDVGMQVLLDEIPVVPQQKAEEKIEVGGGMEEEVDNVEDPATPTSLGYTEEEVEVVEHEDDEMDEEVEIGVVEIVEGPTRLTDLGYAEEKVEDLGCEDDEMDKETGVGQVDLVEGTVTLTFLGYTEVKSEREGLGHEDDRELVEVERVIISDAGEEEIVLQSPVLGSETEPFLGYTEQKVEAVGHEDDEEDVSGLVVFVEGPVPPVILGYTQEEVEDLGHENDPPRPTPRYRAEETGKRASKHNTKCCSIM from the exons GACAAGCGACGTAAGCAGCAGGACGACGAGAAAgcaaggagggagatggaggaggagtggCTGACGCAGGCCCAGCGCAAG CGGAAGTCCTTGAGGGACCAGTGGCTGAGCGAGAACCCCCAGCCTGTCCCTGGGCGCAGCGCTGAGAACTACACAGAGGA gttgcCAACTGAAGAGGATATAGTGGAGGTCATTGAATCCACAAGCTACACAGTCACCAATGCCCAGAACCACAGCCAG GCTGACATTGAAGAGGGTGGGATACAAG ACATAATCAGAGCTGCTGGGGGTCAGCTCCCTGGGCCAGTAATGGAGAGGGTTCTCCATGAGAATGGACTGGAAGGTCGATCAG TGCTGGGGATGGTTGCAGTACAGGTGGAGAGGGATTCAAAGACAGGGGTCACCAAGATCAGGTCTGTGGTGCCCGTGTCTGGAGCACCCAGGGCCTTGGGGGAGACGGTGTTCAATGACAGCAGGAAGAGCGTCCACCACGTCGGCGGGGCAGAGGGGCAGCCTTCTGCTGAGGAGCTGGGACAGCTCCTTAGTGTCCTCAACGATGTCGGGATGCAAGTGCTGCTGGATGAGATCCCAGTTGTACCACAACAGAAGGCAGAGGAGAAGATAGAGGTTGGtggtgggatggaggaggaggtggacaaTGTGGAGGACCCTGCCACACCTACATCCCTGGGCTACACTGAGGAAGAGGTTGAGGTTGTGGAGCATGAGGATGATGAGATGGACGAGGAGGTAGAAATAGGAGTGGTGGAAATTGTGGAGGGCCCTACCCGACTGACCGACCTGGGCTACGCTGAGGAAAAGGTTGAGGATCTGGGCTGTGAGGATGATGAGATGGACAAGGAGACAGGAGTAGGTCAGGTAGACCTTGTGGAGGGCACTGTCACACTGACCTTCCTGGGCTACACTGAGGTAAAGTCAGAGAGGGAGGGTCTGGGCCATGAGGATGATAGAGAGTTGGTGGAGGTGGAGCGGGTGATCATTTCTGACGCGGGTGAGGAGGAGATTGTTCTCCAGTCTCCTGTTCTTGGATCTGAGACTGAACCTTTTCTGGGCTACACTGAGCAAAAGGTTGAGGCTGTGGGGcatgaggatgatgaggaggacgTGAGTGGATTGGTTGTCTTTGTGGAGGGCCCTGTCCCACCTGTCATCCTGGGCTACACTCAGGAAGAGGTTGAGGATCTGGGACATGAGAATGATCCCCCCAGACCAACCCCACGCTACAGAGCCGAGGAAACAGGAAAGAGGGCATCCAAACACAATACCAAGTGCTGCTCTATCATGTGA
- the LOC112214434 gene encoding uncharacterized protein LOC112214434: MVRIEMECSDDDQSDSGVSTDFSPVSTHEIHTTTAPIMDNKAPPPQKETPIEREIRRSAEREQSLRRSRCMSNTQEGQEVVDIPLMKTPLLAKTLPSKAGPGQGADWQFSEKKMQKEISQEIHRELVLVNMGKIPGVYSKGTVRQMRERKLLFEAFQQGNAEGPTRHRRPHTTAGLGMRGHVYPSVLERTRSMELVSFKGCPLSRAHSHQLFDLKAQKEASSGQNPNAENQPAAKGAARKVVILESDDTIIAHYPNRDRGAQRLYRSLDCLSIGGTVSTEEEATDEVRVEQPGDEDDILRENPFFKLRPSLAMKPEVERDIREAREREEELRRQRCSLYGEAGVGGGRPDGTEDPSPDSPTTRIPSSTSSFTASVDGRQSKGKLDRTWPPPNPKSARVNPGQTQEPRVYKAGGQKTPLWQRWEAGMVNRPLPREQD; the protein is encoded by the exons ATGGTCAGGATTGAGATGGAATGCAGTGACGATGACCAGAGTGACAGCGGGGTGTCCACTGACTTCTCCCCTGTCAGCACACACGAGATCCACACGACCACAGCCCCCATCATGGACAACAAGGCTCCCCCACCCCAGAAGGAGACTCCCATCGAGAGGGAGATCCGGCGATCTGCTGAAAGGGAGCAGAGCCTACGACGGTCCAGGTGCATGTCAAACACCCAGGAAGGTCAGGAGGTGGTAGACATCCCCCTGATGAAGACTCCCCTACTGGCTAAGACACTGCCCTCTAAGGCAGGGCCGGGGCAGGGCGCTGACTGGCAGTTCTCAGAGAAGAAGATGCAGAAGGAGATCAGCCAGGAGATCCATAGGGAGCTTGTCCTGGTGAACATGGGGAAGATCCCTGGAGTCTACAGCAAGGGAACAGTACGCCAGATGAGGGAGAGGAAGCTGCTGTTTGAAGCCTTCCAACAAGGCAATGCAGAAGGACCCACCAGGCACAGGAGACCCCACACCACAGCAGGCCTGGGGATGAGAGGTCATGTCTACCCCTCTGTGCTGGAGAGGACGCGTAGCATGGAGCTTGTCTCTTTCAAAGGTTGCCCTCTCTCAAGAGCCCACTCCCACCAGCTGTTTGACTTAAAGGCCCAAAAGGAGGCTAGCTCAGGCCAAAACCCAAATGCAGAGAACCAACCCGCCGCTAAAGGAGCAGCGAGGAAGGTGGTTATTCTGGAAAGTGACGACACAATCATAGCCCACTATCCGAACCGAGACAGAGGAGCTCAGCGCCTCTACAGAAGCCTAGACTGCCTAAGTATAGGGGGCACTGTCTCTACAGAGGAGGAGGCTACGGATGAGGTGAGGGTAGAACAGCCAGGGGATGAGGACGACATCCTCAGGGAGAACCCCTTCTTTAAGCTGCGTCCCTCACTGGCCATGAAGCCGGAGGTGGAGAGGGACATCCGGGAAGccagggaaagggaggaggagctGCGCAGGCAGAGGTGTAGTCTGTACGGAGAGGCAGGAGTCGGTGGGGGCAGGCCAGACGGCACAGAGGACCCCAGCCCAGACTCACCTACCACACGCATTCCCTCATCCACCTCCTCTTTCACAGCATCAG TTGATGGCCGACAATCCAAGGGGAAGTTGGATCGGACCTGGCCCCCTCCAAATCCTAAGAGTGCTAGGGTGAACCCTGGACAAACACAG GAGCCCA